ACCGGCCACTCCGCCTTAATAATTAGTTGTCATTAGCGAAAGGGCAAGTCCTTACCATCCGCTTTCATGAACTGATCCTTTGCCTGTGACTGTGCCTGATTCTTGGCAGACCCTAATGCCTGCTCTTCCTTCTTAGACTTGGCAATCTCATACTGGTTCACAATCTCGGTATAAAGCTTCTCACGAAATTCCTTCGTTACCGGATAACACACATCCTGATAGACTGCCTTGCCCTGTTCATCTGTCTGCTTTGTCTTGTAGGAAGGCATTGCCACAAAAAGCTTATCCTTCCCCTGCAGGATGCTTACATTATTGACGATAAAACTGTCCTCAAAATATACACGGGCAAGTCCACGGATATTGCTGCCTTCCCTCTCATAAGGTGTTACGGTAACACTAAACTCCGGCATTTGCATCTCACCCTTTTCTGTCTTAAACTCCTGACCATCCGTAGCCTTTACCTGCTCAAACGCCTCAAGGATATTGTCGTAAAGCTCCTTACGAAATTCTGCCGTAATCGGATTGCAGACATCCTTATAGATAGTACCACCATTCTCATCACGCTCCGATGACTTATAACGGGGCATGGATACAAAGAGTGAATCCTTCTCCCTGTTCTCCAAAATGGCAATGTTGGTAATCTTAAAGGAATCACCAAATACCAGTGTTGCAAAACCTTTTACATTCCCTTCCTGATTCTTTGCTTCTGTTACTTTAATTGAATACTTCATATAATCCTCGCTTTCTGTCTGGAACCGCCAGACCGGTTAATCTTCTGTATCCGGTATCACCAGATAACACTCTAAAGTTTCGATATTACTGATTGGCAGCCTGCCATTTAGCCAGTTTGCCAGAGTAACCGTAAATCCGTCCTGTTCATAGTAAATCCACTTATCGGCTGTAAGCTCATACTCATACAGTACCGTTACATCAAAGTCCGGCATGAACATTCCTGCCTCTTCA
This genomic window from Roseburia sp. 831b contains:
- a CDS encoding SpoVG family protein is translated as MKYSIKVTEAKNQEGNVKGFATLVFGDSFKITNIAILENREKDSLFVSMPRYKSSERDENGGTIYKDVCNPITAEFRKELYDNILEAFEQVKATDGQEFKTEKGEMQMPEFSVTVTPYEREGSNIRGLARVYFEDSFIVNNVSILQGKDKLFVAMPSYKTKQTDEQGKAVYQDVCYPVTKEFREKLYTEIVNQYEIAKSKKEEQALGSAKNQAQSQAKDQFMKADGKDLPFR